One Phaseolus vulgaris cultivar G19833 chromosome 4, P. vulgaris v2.0, whole genome shotgun sequence DNA window includes the following coding sequences:
- the LOC137838655 gene encoding uncharacterized protein: protein MNRRLEKAKGTWAEEVPRIVWAYHTTPQSTTKETPFSLVYGSNAMIPVEIQENSPSFQNFVAEESNEERKVNLDLLDEVREEARIKAEVLKRRVEYKYNSKLRPR, encoded by the coding sequence ATGAATAGAAGGctggagaaggccaaagggacctgggcagaggaagttcctagaattgtgtgggcttaccacactacTCCCCAGTCTACTACcaaagaaacaccctttagcttggtgtatggttcgAACGCAATGATTCctgtagagatccaggagaactcgccatctttccagaacttcgtggcagaagagtctaatgaagaaagaaaggtgaacctggacctactggatgaagtgagggaggaagcaagaatcaaGGCTGAAGttttgaagagaagggtggagtacaagtacaactccaagctgagacctcggtag